A stretch of DNA from Limnohabitans sp. MORI2:
TTGTAAAAAGCAGTCTTAGTCGCTGGTCCTGTGGATAAATTTTTGATAAAGTGTCCCGTTGCTTGTCATTTAAGGACAGCTATCCACAGATCAATCGCGCATGAATTCCGGCCTCTCTCCCTCCCATCCCGACCGCTTACCTCCTTCTTCTGGCGAAGGTTTGTGGCAGGCTTGCGTCGATCAATTGGCTCAAGAACTGCCAGAGCAGCAGTTCAATACGTGGATCAAGCCACTAGTTGCCAGCGTTGCTGAAGACTTCAGCAAAGTGGTTATTTTTGTTGGTAATCGCTTCAAATTAGACTGGATTCGTGCTCAATATGCCCATCGAATCGCAAGTTTGCTACAGCAACTACATGGGCAAAATATTTTGGTTGAGTTAGTAATCACTCCCAAAGAAACCCCAGTCAAGATTAAAGCTATTCCTTTTTCTCAAGAGCTGGAATCTCTGCCTGAAAGTTTTGTAGGCTTGGAAGAAGGCATTCCTAGCGGCCCAAGAACACGTTTAAACACAGCCCTGACTTTTGACACATTGGTAGAGGGTACAGCGAACCGCATGGCACGTGCAGCCGCCATGCATGTTGCAACGATGCCTGGTCAACTCTACAACCCCTTATTCATTTATGGCGGTGTAGGCCTGGGTAAGACCCACTTGATGCATGCTGTGGGCAACAAACTCTTAGCTGAGCGGCCTGATGCCAAAGTTCTCTACATCCATGCAGAACAGTTTGTTTCAGATGTGGTTAAGGCTTACCAACGCAAAACTTTTGACGAGTTCAAAGAGCGTTATCACTCCCTAGATCTGCTTTTGATTGACGATGTGCAGTTCTTTGCAAACAAAGAACGTACCCAAGAAGAGTTTTTTAACGCGTTTGAAGCCTTGTTGGCCAAAAAGTCTCACATTGTGATGACCAGTGATACCTATCCCAAAGGGCTTACGGATATTCACGAACGCTTGGTGTCGCGCTTTGATGCAGGCCTAACTGTTGCCATTGAGCCGCCAGAGCTCGAAATGCGCGTCGCCATTTTGATCAGTAAATCACGCTCTGAAGGCTCTGAAATGCCGGAAGAAGTTGCCTTTTTCGTTGCAAAAAACGTGCGTTCCAACGTGCGTGAGCTCGAAGGTGCGCTCCGAAAGATATTGGCTTACTCTCGTTTCAACCAAAAAGACATTTCGATCCAACTCGCACGTGATGCCTTACGCGATTTGTTATCTATTCAAAATCGTCAAATTTCCGTAGAGAACATTCAAAAAACCGTTGCTGACTATTACAAGATCAAAGTAGCGGACATGTACTCTAAGAAGCGTCCCGCTTCGATTGCAAGACCAAGACAGATCGCGATGTACCTTGCCAAAGAACTCACACAAAAGAGTCTTCCAGAAATTGGCGAACTATTTGGCGGAAGAGATCACACAACAGTTTTACATGCAGTTCGAAAAATCACAGCAGAACGCCAACAAATGGCCGATTTAAACCAGCAGCTCCATGTACTTGAGCAAACACTCAAGGGATAAGCTATCAAAAAGAACAACCTTGTGGGTAGTTTCTGAATAACAACAGAGTTATCCACAGAAAAGTGAGGAAATCAAAGTTATCCAAATTTGAAAGACAGCAGAAAAGCTAACTTACCAACACCTTTGAAGTTAGCTCAAGTCCTTGAAAAAAAAGAGGAAAATGCTGTTTTGCACAGAAAGATGCTTTGCTTAACTACTACTACTAATTTAAATAAAGAAAACAAGAGGAAGAGATGATCGTACTGAAAGCAACACAAGACAAAGTTTTGTCCGTCCTGCAATCTGTTGCAGGCATTGTTGAACGTCGTCACACATTGCCAATCTTGGCAAACGTATTAATTCGTAAAACTGGCAGTGCATTGCAACTGACCACCAGCGATTTAGAAATTCAAATTCGTACCACTGCAGAACTCGATGGTGATGCGGGTAACTTCACCACCACTGTTGGTGCACGTAAGTTGATTGATATCTTGCGCACCATGCCTTCTGATCAAACCGTGAGTTTGGAATCGAGTCAGAACAAACTGATTTTGAAAGGCGGTAAGAGTCGCTTCACATTGCAAAGTTTGCCTGCTGAAGATTTCCCGCTGGTGCAAGAAGCAGCTAACTTTGGACCTTCTTTCAGCGTGCCACAAAAGACACTGAAAGAGTTGTTGCACCAAGT
This window harbors:
- the dnaA gene encoding chromosomal replication initiator protein DnaA → MNSGLSPSHPDRLPPSSGEGLWQACVDQLAQELPEQQFNTWIKPLVASVAEDFSKVVIFVGNRFKLDWIRAQYAHRIASLLQQLHGQNILVELVITPKETPVKIKAIPFSQELESLPESFVGLEEGIPSGPRTRLNTALTFDTLVEGTANRMARAAAMHVATMPGQLYNPLFIYGGVGLGKTHLMHAVGNKLLAERPDAKVLYIHAEQFVSDVVKAYQRKTFDEFKERYHSLDLLLIDDVQFFANKERTQEEFFNAFEALLAKKSHIVMTSDTYPKGLTDIHERLVSRFDAGLTVAIEPPELEMRVAILISKSRSEGSEMPEEVAFFVAKNVRSNVRELEGALRKILAYSRFNQKDISIQLARDALRDLLSIQNRQISVENIQKTVADYYKIKVADMYSKKRPASIARPRQIAMYLAKELTQKSLPEIGELFGGRDHTTVLHAVRKITAERQQMADLNQQLHVLEQTLKG